The DNA segment CGCTCATGTTGGCCATTTGGAGAGACATTTACAAGCGACTCAATTTGGCGAGACATTAAACTAAATGAAAATTCAACATTGGTCACATCTCTTGACCGATTGAACAAAGTTAGCCtatattgaataagaaattGATCTTCATCTgttagaattataaaatgtagtttaatatgatttatgatgattatggattgttttttatgaaaatatattacaggAAAAATCTTTTATAAAGCATTGAAATCAGTTAAGCCTATGTGACCGCACccaatgtttaaaatgtttagcTACGGTAACCTTTCAATGTTgaatttgtataataattaataatctcaTGTTAGCGAATATTAGGTTGAAGTGTACTGAAATTTGAATAAGATAATCGTATTTTGTATTAATAtgattacaaatattatttgattcgaAAAATGATATTCAAGGAAAAATAGAAACATTGTCATGCAAGGATAAATCTAACAAAAATAGCTGATATCGCCATTACCTTCTTGAACATATGAAAGAGCAATAAAAATACTGCAGATCAAaccaaaatacatttttttaaattaaaaaaagaataaaattcaaatcacagtttaaaataataatgtttgtaAATATTAGtcataacataacctcaaacgaCCAGCAAAAAGCTACGCTACAAGTGGCGCTACTGTAGGATTGGAAATCAAACTCAGATAAACACACCCACAATTTCAACattctttttcaataaaaatatattttatttgtcaaaaaattaatttaatctaAACCTAACATTTCATTTTTAAGAATTTGAAAGACTATCAAATTCAGCATTGGAAGAAAACGATTTTTTCTAGTTTACCGCTCCTAAAAGGCGTGGCAAAATCGGTTGATCAAGGAATACGTGCGATTGAGTGAAGTttacaaattccttcaaatccaaACAACAGTGCTGTGCTTGTCTCTAAATTACttgtatatttctatattttgtatttgtttgttgattttaaaagtttataTAAGTATAAGAATGGCCTCACAGCactttatattatcattattatgctTATTGCCAATGATCTATATAGgtaagtataaataattattaggcttggtactgaacattaataacatttttctcACGGttgttaaattaattataatgaattacaTTTAAGTTACTCATAGTGTAAGTGATTTTATATTACtgtttcttttcattttcatctttgttctaaatttttttattctgttaggctattatttttatttcatcttttttGTACAATTAGGTTATGTTGACTAATAATATCTTCAGATGTACACACTAAAACTACAACAATATATAACGTAAggtaaataatgaaattttgataacaagATTTTTGATTTTCACAATGTTTTATTTCCCTAACCTTTTATACGCGTTTTGCAAcaatatgatttgaaaaaagaaatctGTGATTAGGCAAGTGTTTTGATCCAATAGTTATCCTCTTGTCAGATGATTTAATTCTTTGAAAACTATTGAGAAATGGAATGCCATTTTTATGTTATTACATGCCAGGATTTAAGCATGCAATGTATATTTTTCcatcattatttataatatttaccgTATTATTCCTCTGACAAGTGTGTGTTTGCTATTCGTATTCATTTTCTTTACTTAACTATACTGCTTCAGAAGTGGCTCTCAAGagaaacataatatattatcaactttgcattttaatttaattcacATTAACTTATGTgcttattttgtttttctaatTACAGCTGAGAGTATAAAATGCTGGACATGTCGTTCGGATGCCGATCCCAAGTGTGGAGATCCTTTCGACAACAGTACTTTGCCTATCACCGACTGTAAGCTGCAGGATAATCTTCCACATATCAAAGATGTTCGACCTACAATGTGCAGGAAAATTAGACAGAAAGGTAACTTAAACATAATAATTGTAGTTCTAAAGTATCAACTTGACTATTGGCTATCCTTTGCAATTCTATAGAAAGAATGAACATGAAATAGCCTAATTactttattgaagaaaaaact comes from the Nilaparvata lugens isolate BPH chromosome 1, ASM1435652v1, whole genome shotgun sequence genome and includes:
- the LOC111062500 gene encoding uncharacterized protein LOC111062500; protein product: MASQHFILSLLCLLPMIYIAESIKCWTCRSDADPKCGDPFDNSTLPITDCKLQDNLPHIKDVRPTMCRKIRQKVHGQWRYYRGCAYLGEPGIGGDERYCLMRTGSYNIFMEYCTCISKDGCNTGSQLQFSLPLIVLGCAAIFVSVR